A window of Sphingobacterium kitahiroshimense genomic DNA:
CATCAGGCATGTATGGTAACCAAAGCCTGAGCAGTGTAGAAGCAATGGAGCAATTGCTGGAAAGAATTGAATTGTCTGATGAAGTCGGGTTGGATGTTTTTGGCATTGGCGAGCATCATAAAAAAGAGTTTTTAGATTCGTCACCCGCTGTAATCCTTGCCGCCGCAGCTTCAAGAACCAAAAACATTCGATTAACGAGCGCCGTTGCAGTGATTAGCACGAATGATCCAGTCCGTGTATATCAAAATTTTGCAACATTAGATGTCATCTCCAATGGAAGAGCAGAAATTGTAGTCGGTCGGGGTTCAGCAATAGAATCGTATCCACTTTTTGGATTCAATTTAAACGATTATGATGCTTTGTTTAAAGAAAAATTAGAACTTTTATTACAAATTAGAGATCAGGAATTTGTGACCTGGCAAGGGAGATTTAGGCCTTCTATGCATAATCAACCTGTATATCCAAGAGCGGTTCAAGAAAAAATCCCAGTATGGTTGGGCGTAGGGGGGACTCCCGAATCATTCGTAAGAGCAGGAGCATTGGGCTTACCCCTAATGGTTGCCATTATCGGTGGAGAAACAAAACGTTTTCGTCCCTTGGTAGATTTGTACCGTGAAGCCGGAAGTAAAGCCGGGTATAAACCAGAAGAATTGAAAGTCGGTCTGCATTCACCAGGCTACGTGTCGGATACCACACAAAAAGCGATCAAAGAATATTATCCAGGTTACGCAGAGCTTTGGACCAAAGCAGGAAAAGAACGAGGCTGGCCACCAGTAACTAAAGATCAATTTAATTCCCTGATCGCTCCAGATGGTGTGTTAGTTGTTGGTAGCCCCGAAGAAGTTGCTGAAAAATTAATCCGGCATAGCGAAGCTTTGGGAGGAATAGACCGTTTTACTTTTCAAATGGATAATGCTGGTCTTACGCACCAGCAATTAATGAATTCTATTAGATTGATTGGCGAAAAAGTGATCAAGCTTATAAAGTAGAATGTTATTTAAAATGATTTTACAGTTAAGTACATTCAGAAACTAGGTTTTACTATGCCTATTCTACTGATTGATCCAAGTGTTTTTTTTGATGCAGAGGATATGCAGGATCGACACATTATTGAGCTTCTCAAAGCGAAATGATCAACTTACAGTTTAAGATTTTATTTAAT
This region includes:
- a CDS encoding LLM class flavin-dependent oxidoreductase, whose amino-acid sequence is MEIGIDSFASGMYGNQSLSSVEAMEQLLERIELSDEVGLDVFGIGEHHKKEFLDSSPAVILAAAASRTKNIRLTSAVAVISTNDPVRVYQNFATLDVISNGRAEIVVGRGSAIESYPLFGFNLNDYDALFKEKLELLLQIRDQEFVTWQGRFRPSMHNQPVYPRAVQEKIPVWLGVGGTPESFVRAGALGLPLMVAIIGGETKRFRPLVDLYREAGSKAGYKPEELKVGLHSPGYVSDTTQKAIKEYYPGYAELWTKAGKERGWPPVTKDQFNSLIAPDGVLVVGSPEEVAEKLIRHSEALGGIDRFTFQMDNAGLTHQQLMNSIRLIGEKVIKLIK